One part of the Treponema peruense genome encodes these proteins:
- a CDS encoding alpha-amylase family glycosyl hydrolase — protein sequence MKTSSFKRRPYFAASAVFFAAVFAGQLLSCAATSPAAKTVDPAKAVTELAPVTRLAAKPSEGVYYSLFVRSFADSNGDGIGDFNGITAKLDYLNDGNDLTTSDLGITGIWLLPIFPSPSYHGYDVDDYYNVNPDYGTMEDFENMVAECKKRGISVIIDMTCNHSSSYNDWFKASRDPNDPHHDWYRWAKEGDPRYNLKQQMWGHDLWNEDFKNKGYYYAGLFGKHMPEFNLDNKELRAEFKKVMKFWFDKGVSGFRYDAAGHVYNRAELAAGEESASKAVAWWKEIIDYNKSVYPDQYSLGEVWENNSVRAQYVAGLGSCFHFDIGDKYIADELKYNDAGKNTYANMLESDLGRYARSNPDYIDAPFLSNHDQPRVGGVLRGDTAKLKTAAAMYLLSEGVPFIYYGEELGMKSGTKDETKRTPMLWNTSNSAGIPKDKMQTTWAAASDCIYNKKTLSVAEQEKDPSSLLEYYKRLIRVKTAHPALFKGRLHAVDTGAAGISSWAMVCDTERAFVMHNLSKEEVTFSVPADYADLAAVFVSGTDVAVNGSQITIPSLGTVVLAGN from the coding sequence ATGAAAACATCTTCTTTCAAAAGGCGCCCGTATTTTGCTGCGAGCGCCGTTTTTTTTGCAGCAGTATTTGCCGGCCAGCTTTTGTCCTGCGCCGCAACATCACCGGCCGCCAAAACAGTTGATCCTGCAAAGGCAGTAACAGAACTTGCACCTGTAACAAGACTTGCAGCCAAACCTTCAGAAGGCGTTTACTACAGCTTGTTCGTTCGTTCTTTTGCAGATTCAAACGGTGACGGAATAGGTGATTTTAACGGAATAACCGCAAAACTTGACTACCTTAATGACGGAAATGACCTTACTACAAGCGATCTTGGCATTACAGGCATCTGGCTTCTGCCGATATTCCCGTCACCTTCCTACCACGGATACGATGTAGATGACTATTACAACGTAAACCCCGACTACGGAACAATGGAAGATTTTGAAAACATGGTTGCTGAATGCAAAAAACGCGGAATCTCTGTAATCATTGATATGACATGCAACCATTCTTCCTCTTACAACGACTGGTTCAAGGCTTCACGCGACCCAAATGATCCCCATCATGACTGGTACCGCTGGGCAAAAGAAGGCGACCCCCGCTACAATTTAAAGCAGCAGATGTGGGGACATGATCTCTGGAACGAAGATTTCAAGAACAAGGGCTATTATTATGCCGGACTTTTTGGAAAGCATATGCCTGAATTCAATCTTGACAACAAGGAACTCCGTGCTGAATTCAAAAAAGTAATGAAATTCTGGTTTGACAAGGGCGTTTCAGGATTCAGATACGATGCTGCAGGACACGTTTACAACCGTGCCGAACTTGCTGCAGGTGAAGAGTCTGCCTCAAAAGCTGTAGCCTGGTGGAAAGAAATCATTGACTACAACAAAAGCGTTTACCCCGACCAGTATTCTCTGGGTGAAGTATGGGAAAACAATTCCGTTCGCGCGCAGTATGTTGCAGGCCTGGGATCATGCTTCCATTTTGACATCGGCGACAAGTACATTGCTGACGAACTCAAATACAATGATGCAGGAAAAAACACCTATGCAAATATGCTTGAGTCCGACCTTGGACGCTATGCGCGCTCAAATCCTGACTACATAGATGCACCGTTCCTTTCCAACCACGACCAGCCTAGAGTAGGCGGAGTGCTGAGGGGAGACACTGCAAAATTAAAGACTGCCGCTGCAATGTATCTTCTGTCTGAAGGAGTCCCGTTCATTTACTACGGCGAAGAACTCGGAATGAAGAGCGGAACAAAAGACGAAACAAAGCGCACACCTATGCTCTGGAACACAAGTAATTCTGCTGGCATACCAAAAGACAAAATGCAGACAACTTGGGCAGCCGCAAGTGACTGTATTTACAACAAAAAGACACTTTCTGTTGCAGAACAGGAAAAAGACCCGTCATCACTTCTTGAATATTACAAACGCCTGATCCGCGTAAAGACAGCACATCCGGCTTTGTTCAAGGGAAGACTTCACGCTGTAGATACAGGAGCGGCTGGAATTTCATCCTGGGCAATGGTATGCGACACTGAGCGTGCCTTTGTAATGCACAATCTTTCAAAAGAAGAGGTAACATTCAGCGTACCTGCAGACTATGCAGACCTTGCAGCCGTTTTTGTTTCAGGAACAGACGTTGCAGTTAACGGCAGCCAGATAACAATTCCTTCTCTCGGAACAGTTGTTCTGGCCGGAAACTGA
- a CDS encoding HPF/RaiA family ribosome-associated protein — MNKSISAQGFTLKKDQSDLINQKLQRIAYAESHIVDLIIHVKEDKKFYFDATVNFRWGANAHVASDDFDFAAGVNKLMDVLDVKVKKEKDKVQEKK; from the coding sequence ATGAATAAGTCAATATCTGCACAGGGATTTACATTAAAAAAGGATCAGTCTGATCTTATCAACCAGAAACTTCAGCGCATTGCATATGCCGAAAGCCATATTGTTGATTTAATCATTCATGTTAAAGAAGATAAAAAATTCTATTTTGATGCAACGGTTAATTTCCGCTGGGGTGCAAATGCTCATGTAGCAAGCGATGATTTTGATTTTGCCGCCGGAGTAAACAAACTCATGGATGTTCTTGACGTAAAGGTTAAGAAAGAAAAGGACAAGGTTCAGGAAAAGAAATAA
- a CDS encoding sugar ABC transporter permease produces MKQNRTNSNSPVVWFLTIILIVQVLMILYPIAFTISSSLTESNSLASTSIVPFPTHPSLYQYQRLFTESSYLHWYGNTLFVACLNTVITVVICSFTGYIFSRFTFPFRKGIMASMVILQMFPSFIGMVATYVILWKLNALNTLWGLVLVYSAGSIPFNSWLMKGYFDTVPKDIAEAAYIDGATPFTAFIKVIVPSAKPQIVFLALTSFTGPWMDFIFPKLVLRSDDKKTLAVGLYEMISGRSADRFTMFAAGALLVAIPFTILFCAGQKTLLQSLAGTGGKE; encoded by the coding sequence ATGAAACAGAACAGAACGAACAGCAACTCACCGGTTGTCTGGTTTTTGACAATCATTCTGATTGTTCAGGTTTTGATGATTTTGTATCCGATTGCCTTTACAATCAGTTCTTCTTTGACAGAATCGAACTCACTTGCTTCTACAAGCATTGTTCCGTTCCCGACACATCCGTCCCTTTACCAGTATCAGAGGCTTTTTACAGAGTCAAGCTATCTGCACTGGTACGGAAACACGCTTTTTGTTGCCTGTCTTAACACAGTAATTACTGTAGTTATCTGTAGTTTCACAGGTTATATCTTCAGCCGTTTTACCTTTCCGTTCCGCAAGGGAATTATGGCTTCTATGGTTATTCTGCAGATGTTCCCGAGCTTTATCGGAATGGTTGCAACTTATGTAATTCTGTGGAAGCTTAATGCCCTTAACACTCTGTGGGGACTTGTGCTGGTTTATTCTGCCGGCAGCATTCCGTTTAACTCATGGCTTATGAAAGGCTACTTTGATACTGTTCCGAAAGACATTGCCGAAGCAGCCTACATTGACGGTGCTACTCCATTTACTGCTTTCATCAAGGTAATTGTTCCTTCTGCAAAGCCGCAGATTGTGTTCCTGGCGCTCACAAGCTTTACCGGACCGTGGATGGACTTTATCTTCCCGAAACTTGTTCTCAGAAGCGATGACAAAAAGACTCTTGCCGTAGGACTTTATGAAATGATCAGCGGACGTTCTGCCGACCGTTTCACAATGTTTGCAGCCGGTGCCCTTCTTGTTGCCATTCCGTTTACCATTCTTTTCTGCGCAGGACAGAAGACACTTCTTCAGTCTCTCGCTGGAACAGGTGGTAAAGAGTAA
- a CDS encoding carbohydrate ABC transporter permease, with protein sequence MRQNENPSKVNPALPLYATIASSCCMGMGHILFLKQYFRGALYLIFEILMILGCTPVFDFGIPKSIYGLITLGSPKPAGTPVRLLDHSIFMMVEGILTLIIIAIFIVFYISNIRSARKDAKQIVANGRFPTLAETRNELSQTAFPIIGVAPSVLMIAIFTVIPLVFSALVAFTNYSSPDHIPPKNLVDWVGFENFKHLFVGKGIGASGSNWPKAFARVAVWTVIWAVFSTFTCFFVGFFFAVVLQDKRIKIPKFYRTIFILPYAIPQMLSLFIWANLLNGTFGPVNRTLQYFGIIQKAIPWMSDPNMAKLTLILVNIWIGFPYSMILITSTMTSISSSMYEAAQIDGANKWQQFKDITFPLVMYQLKPTLIMQFAGNINNFGAVFFLTGGGPALNIGNTNVSISTQAGSTDLLISWIYKLTMYSNEYNTASVLSILVFIVLVPFALYNFTRTKSFKDSEI encoded by the coding sequence ATGAGGCAAAATGAAAACCCGTCAAAGGTTAACCCGGCTCTGCCACTTTATGCAACAATTGCTTCCTCTTGTTGCATGGGAATGGGCCACATTCTGTTCTTGAAGCAGTACTTCAGGGGCGCACTGTATCTTATTTTTGAAATTCTTATGATATTGGGCTGCACTCCGGTATTTGATTTCGGTATTCCAAAGTCAATTTATGGTCTTATTACGCTCGGTTCCCCAAAACCGGCCGGAACACCGGTAAGGCTGCTTGACCATTCAATTTTTATGATGGTAGAGGGAATCCTGACCCTCATTATTATTGCGATTTTTATTGTCTTTTATATAAGCAATATCCGCTCTGCAAGAAAAGATGCAAAGCAGATTGTTGCAAACGGACGTTTCCCCACTCTTGCAGAAACAAGAAACGAGCTTTCACAGACTGCATTCCCAATTATCGGAGTAGCACCGTCTGTTCTTATGATTGCTATTTTTACGGTTATTCCGCTTGTTTTCTCTGCACTGGTTGCGTTTACAAACTATTCTTCACCGGATCATATTCCGCCGAAGAACCTGGTAGACTGGGTTGGTTTTGAAAACTTCAAGCACCTTTTCGTTGGTAAAGGAATAGGTGCCAGCGGAAGTAACTGGCCTAAAGCTTTTGCACGCGTTGCTGTCTGGACTGTAATCTGGGCGGTTTTTTCTACATTTACTTGTTTCTTTGTTGGTTTTTTCTTTGCAGTTGTTCTTCAGGACAAGCGCATCAAGATTCCAAAGTTCTACAGAACAATTTTTATTCTTCCTTATGCCATTCCGCAGATGCTTTCGCTCTTTATCTGGGCAAACCTTCTTAACGGAACATTCGGACCTGTTAACCGCACGCTCCAGTATTTCGGAATTATCCAGAAGGCTATTCCGTGGATGAGCGACCCGAACATGGCAAAGCTTACACTTATTCTTGTAAACATCTGGATCGGATTCCCGTATTCCATGATTCTGATTACAAGTACAATGACTTCAATCTCTTCTTCAATGTATGAAGCAGCACAGATTGACGGTGCAAACAAGTGGCAGCAGTTTAAGGATATTACGTTCCCGCTCGTTATGTACCAGCTTAAGCCTACACTTATTATGCAGTTTGCCGGTAACATAAATAACTTCGGTGCAGTTTTCTTCCTTACAGGAGGCGGACCTGCTCTTAACATCGGAAACACAAACGTAAGTATTTCTACGCAGGCTGGATCAACGGATCTTCTTATTTCGTGGATTTACAAACTTACAATGTATTCGAATGAATACAACACTGCTTCGGTTCTTTCAATTCTTGTATTTATTGTTCTTGTACCGTTTGCCCTGTACAACTTCACCCGTACCAAATCATTTAAGGATAGCGAAATATGA